One region of Chitinophaga varians genomic DNA includes:
- a CDS encoding ABC transporter permease, whose product MLINYFKTAFRSLRRNRVYTAVNILGLSAGIAICLVIFVIIRFETGFDRFHTKQDRVYRVMTKMGKNNGNETIAGSVAVPLPGVLTNEIPSIAAASPFVQVPDMEVKLPQENSLLHKTFKEKKGVFAVVPAFFQMVDFTWLAGNPSVLADRQALVLTRETATRYFGDWKKALGQTIQLGIDMRLQVSGIVERPVNTEFQFDLLIPFAATPYATNDNWAGLSSVYQCYVLLAPKADVAGVDRQLAQLAKKYLPADMKNIFFLQPLQDVHLSQMPENIAAHGITPDRVRAMWCIAGFILLIACINFINLSTAQVVQRSREAGIRKVLGGNPGQLRLQFFVETFILVLFSCVLGFSLSAVMVQPLGMILGIPLPRTELFQLTTGVFLLVVLLAVTLLSGIYPAIVLARTNPVSTLKNRLLQERSNGFSLRKWLVIFQFMVAQALIIGTLIIVKQMTFFRTASMGFEKDYIVDLPMPGGPLGAKRDLFHERLLRLPEVAAVSFNTAPPASDDNWWTDFKFDNNPKSATLNAIHKAIDAAYLPLFRIPLAAGRNVTATDSVREFLLNETLVKKLGYHQPEEVLNKPIEMWGFMKGMVVGVVKDFHATSLKEAVAPQLLFNFKEPCFNATVRLTGTDLSAAMRSVEKTWDEVYPDTPFEYQFLDDKIAGFYTHEMQLSSLYRLFAGIAIFLSCLGLYGLASYMAVQRVKEVGVRKVLGATVANIVILFSREFVVMVAVAFVLAVPLAWYFLHQWLRTYAYSVSLHWWIFAAGGIAALIIAMATVSFHALRAAMANPVKSLRGE is encoded by the coding sequence ATGTTGATCAACTACTTCAAAACAGCCTTCCGCAGTTTACGCCGCAACAGGGTCTATACTGCTGTTAACATACTTGGTTTATCGGCAGGCATCGCCATCTGCCTGGTCATTTTTGTGATCATCCGTTTTGAAACGGGGTTCGACCGTTTTCATACCAAACAGGACAGGGTGTACCGCGTGATGACCAAAATGGGCAAAAACAATGGCAACGAGACCATCGCCGGTTCTGTAGCGGTGCCGCTGCCAGGAGTACTGACCAACGAGATCCCGTCCATAGCGGCCGCAAGCCCGTTTGTCCAGGTACCTGACATGGAAGTGAAATTGCCACAGGAAAACAGCCTGCTGCACAAAACCTTCAAAGAGAAGAAAGGTGTCTTTGCCGTGGTGCCTGCCTTTTTTCAAATGGTGGACTTTACCTGGCTGGCAGGAAACCCTTCCGTACTGGCAGACAGGCAGGCACTGGTACTGACCCGGGAAACAGCCACCCGTTATTTCGGTGACTGGAAAAAAGCCCTGGGGCAAACCATCCAGCTAGGCATCGATATGCGGCTGCAGGTAAGCGGTATCGTGGAAAGGCCTGTCAATACAGAGTTCCAGTTCGACCTGCTGATACCGTTTGCCGCTACGCCTTACGCCACCAATGACAACTGGGCTGGCCTCTCTTCCGTTTACCAGTGTTATGTGCTGCTGGCGCCGAAGGCTGATGTGGCCGGGGTAGACCGCCAGCTGGCGCAACTGGCAAAAAAATATCTGCCGGCAGACATGAAAAATATCTTTTTCCTGCAACCATTACAGGACGTGCATCTTAGCCAGATGCCTGAAAATATTGCCGCCCATGGCATCACGCCTGACCGCGTGCGGGCCATGTGGTGTATTGCCGGATTTATTTTGCTGATCGCCTGTATCAATTTTATCAATCTTTCTACAGCGCAGGTAGTGCAACGCAGCCGGGAAGCCGGTATCCGCAAGGTGTTGGGCGGCAACCCCGGGCAGTTGCGGTTGCAGTTTTTTGTAGAGACTTTTATACTGGTACTGTTCTCCTGCGTGCTGGGCTTTTCGCTGTCGGCTGTCATGGTGCAACCGCTGGGCATGATACTGGGCATTCCGCTGCCGCGGACAGAACTCTTTCAGCTGACGACCGGTGTGTTTTTGCTGGTGGTGCTGTTGGCAGTGACCCTGCTGTCAGGGATTTATCCCGCTATTGTACTGGCCCGCACCAATCCGGTAAGCACCCTTAAAAACCGGTTGCTGCAAGAGCGGTCCAACGGCTTTTCCCTGCGTAAGTGGCTGGTGATATTCCAGTTCATGGTAGCACAGGCCCTGATCATTGGCACGCTGATCATCGTAAAGCAGATGACCTTTTTCCGTACCGCCTCCATGGGTTTCGAGAAAGACTATATCGTGGACCTGCCAATGCCGGGCGGGCCGCTGGGCGCCAAACGAGACCTGTTCCATGAACGGCTGTTACGGCTGCCGGAAGTGGCAGCCGTGAGTTTTAATACCGCGCCACCGGCGTCAGACGATAACTGGTGGACTGATTTTAAGTTTGACAACAATCCAAAGAGCGCAACGCTTAATGCCATTCATAAAGCCATTGACGCGGCTTACCTGCCGCTGTTCAGGATTCCGCTGGCAGCAGGTCGTAATGTCACCGCCACTGATTCCGTCCGGGAGTTTTTACTCAATGAAACGCTGGTTAAAAAATTGGGTTATCATCAGCCGGAAGAAGTGTTGAACAAACCTATTGAGATGTGGGGTTTTATGAAAGGGATGGTAGTGGGCGTGGTAAAGGATTTTCATGCCACCTCGCTGAAAGAGGCGGTGGCGCCACAGTTGTTGTTCAATTTTAAGGAACCGTGTTTTAATGCCACAGTACGCCTCACAGGCACAGACTTGTCAGCGGCGATGCGCAGTGTTGAAAAAACGTGGGACGAAGTTTATCCGGACACGCCATTTGAATATCAGTTCCTCGACGATAAAATAGCCGGTTTTTATACCCATGAAATGCAGTTGTCGTCCCTTTACCGGTTGTTTGCCGGCATCGCTATTTTCCTGAGCTGCCTGGGCCTTTACGGACTGGCGTCCTATATGGCGGTGCAGCGGGTAAAGGAAGTTGGTGTCCGCAAGGTGCTGGGCGCCACGGTAGCTAACATTGTGATATTGTTTTCCCGAGAGTTTGTAGTCATGGTGGCCGTTGCGTTTGTGCTGGCCGTGCCGCTGGCCTGGTATTTCCTGCATCAATGGCTGCGCACCTATGCCTACAGTGTAAGTCTTCACTGGTGGATATTTGCTGCCGGCGGCATTGCCGCGCTGATCATTGCCATGGCCACGGTGAGCTTTCATGCATTACGTGCCGCAATGGCTAATCCGGTAAAAAGTTTACGGGGAGAATAA
- a CDS encoding pirin family protein — translation MKTQYFPAGERGVKDIGWLKSNFFFSFSDFYHPMRSAFGTLQAFNDDFVAAGKGFGIHPHVNMEIISVLLKGKMNHKDTLGYSTKIEAGGVQIMSAGEGLRHEEYNVGEGDVNFLQIWIQPKLQNITPRYQQRSFPRNKRKNRLTTIVSSEEGLDHCWINQNSRLTLGYYDLPGSVPYSLHPLNKCLFIFLIEGTLKVNNQVLHPRDAIGIWEVSEISLQHGEETEFLIIETPINQK, via the coding sequence ATGAAAACACAGTACTTCCCTGCCGGTGAAAGAGGGGTAAAAGACATCGGATGGCTGAAAAGCAACTTCTTCTTCAGCTTCAGCGACTTTTACCATCCCATGCGCAGCGCCTTCGGTACGCTGCAGGCTTTCAACGATGATTTTGTGGCTGCCGGAAAAGGCTTCGGCATCCATCCTCATGTGAACATGGAGATCATTTCCGTGCTGCTGAAAGGTAAAATGAACCACAAAGACACATTGGGCTACAGCACTAAAATAGAAGCCGGCGGCGTACAGATCATGAGCGCCGGAGAAGGGCTAAGACATGAAGAATACAATGTAGGCGAAGGCGACGTGAACTTCCTTCAGATATGGATACAGCCCAAGTTACAGAATATCACGCCCCGCTACCAGCAAAGAAGTTTTCCCCGCAACAAAAGAAAGAACCGCCTCACCACCATCGTTTCCTCTGAGGAAGGCCTGGACCACTGCTGGATCAACCAGAACAGCCGGCTTACCCTGGGCTACTACGATCTGCCCGGCTCTGTGCCATACAGCCTTCACCCGCTCAATAAATGCCTGTTTATCTTCCTGATAGAAGGCACCCTGAAAGTGAACAACCAGGTATTGCATCCCCGCGATGCCATCGGTATCTGGGAAGTAAGCGAAATCAGCCTGCAACACGGTGAAGAGACCGAGTTCCTGATCATAGAAACCCCCATCAATCAGAAATAA
- a CDS encoding DUF3829 domain-containing protein: protein MNKKFLYAAIGVAMLSVSVSCDNSKGGKGPAAAYENNSVEKASHVIEYTNLLIDIANKQNSYITRVSENVDKIEKGLKNPSDHFAFIGIITPTYFDMPRGINKVKADEPVDELSSADKTFFKEKVPAYSASFKKLQEQYKQLSDYLKAEDFKDDKSAKGFALVDSIRASTQQLMADKAVLMKKVNEIADASEAIVLKESPLKDYILAMKADLKTVRDFVELAESSEGNYNAIKQKAEAAYAALEKAKEEHSQLNLDNAKKENKDGYYKSFYDRVNDFLITAKKIMRDSAEKGKIDEYQVDSLGRSYDSLISSYNSFNS from the coding sequence ATGAACAAAAAGTTCCTTTATGCAGCCATTGGTGTGGCTATGCTCTCTGTATCTGTATCATGTGATAACAGCAAAGGCGGCAAAGGCCCCGCAGCCGCCTATGAAAATAATTCCGTAGAAAAGGCCAGCCATGTGATCGAGTATACCAACCTGTTGATTGATATAGCCAACAAACAAAACAGCTACATCACCCGGGTGTCCGAGAATGTGGACAAAATTGAAAAAGGGCTGAAAAACCCTTCTGACCATTTCGCTTTTATCGGTATTATTACTCCCACTTACTTTGATATGCCCAGGGGCATCAACAAAGTGAAGGCAGATGAGCCGGTAGATGAACTGAGCAGCGCCGATAAAACCTTCTTCAAGGAGAAAGTCCCTGCCTATTCCGCCAGTTTCAAAAAACTGCAGGAGCAGTACAAACAACTGAGCGATTACCTGAAAGCAGAAGACTTTAAAGATGACAAAAGCGCCAAAGGCTTTGCCCTGGTGGATTCTATCCGCGCCAGCACACAACAGCTGATGGCCGACAAGGCTGTCCTGATGAAAAAAGTCAATGAAATTGCTGACGCCAGCGAAGCCATTGTCCTGAAAGAGAGCCCGCTGAAAGACTACATCCTCGCCATGAAAGCCGACCTGAAAACCGTTCGTGATTTCGTGGAACTGGCAGAAAGCAGCGAAGGCAATTACAACGCCATCAAACAGAAAGCAGAAGCAGCATATGCCGCCCTGGAAAAAGCCAAAGAAGAGCACAGCCAGCTGAACCTGGACAATGCTAAAAAAGAAAACAAGGATGGCTATTACAAATCTTTCTATGACCGTGTGAACGACTTCCTGATAACCGCCAAAAAAATCATGCGTGACAGCGCTGAAAAAGGCAAAATAGATGAATACCAGGTAGACTCCCTGGGTAGAAGCTACGACAGCCTGATCAGCAGTTACAATTCTTTCAATAGCTAA
- the katE gene encoding catalase HPII: MAKKKTVLPDKKAEQLAPHTEDGADQYLTTNQGVRINDNQNTLKAGERGPSLLEDFIMREKITHFDHERIPERIVHARGAGAHGYFQVYESMADYTKAGFLCDPARRTPVFVRFSTVAGSRGSTDLARDVRGFAVKFYTDEGNYDLVGNNMPVFFIQDAVKFPDFVHAVKPEPHNEMPQAASAHDTFWDFVSIMPETMHMIMWVMSDRAIPRSFRMMEGFGVHTFRWINAAGKGCFVKFHWKPLLGVHSVAWEEAQQISGKDPDFHRRDLWNAIETGNFPEYELGVQLIPEEDEHKYPFDLLDPTKLIPEEVVPVKRIGKMVLDRNPDNFFAETEQVAFHPGHLVPGIDFTNDPLLQGRLFSYLDTQLSRLGSPNFHEIPINRPVAPVHNNQRDGHMRQTINRGGTAYEPNTVSAGCPFQAKMADGGFSSYTERIDGQKIRGRSKSFFDHFSQAALFYHSQSPAEQRHLINALRFELGKVTDVDIRVRVVGLLSQVDNSLATAVAEGLGLAVPAQPEQPINRSIPADGDPAQYQPHTVKQPVEKSDALSMAHTVKDTVKTRQVAFLIADGVEANSITAMKEALLKAGAQVQLIAPRLGSVKTTGSGSVEADQSLLVAASVLFDAVYVPGGADSATVLEQHPDAIRFINEAYRHCKPIAVAGEGLQVLKATHVPPKEAPGVVVNGQPKAFIAAMAQHRFWEREAVTQSR; the protein is encoded by the coding sequence ATGGCAAAGAAAAAGACAGTACTGCCTGATAAGAAGGCGGAGCAGCTGGCGCCGCACACTGAAGATGGGGCGGACCAGTACCTGACCACCAACCAGGGCGTTCGTATCAACGATAACCAGAACACGCTGAAGGCAGGGGAGCGGGGCCCCTCCCTGCTGGAAGATTTTATCATGAGGGAGAAAATCACCCATTTTGACCACGAACGTATACCCGAACGTATCGTGCATGCCCGTGGAGCCGGCGCCCATGGGTATTTCCAGGTATATGAGTCGATGGCGGACTATACCAAAGCCGGGTTTCTCTGTGATCCGGCCCGGCGTACCCCGGTATTTGTAAGATTCTCCACAGTGGCCGGTTCCCGCGGGTCTACCGATCTGGCGCGGGACGTAAGGGGCTTTGCAGTGAAGTTTTATACAGACGAAGGCAACTACGACCTGGTTGGCAATAATATGCCGGTATTTTTTATCCAGGACGCGGTGAAGTTCCCCGATTTTGTACATGCCGTGAAACCGGAGCCACATAATGAGATGCCGCAAGCAGCCTCCGCACACGATACCTTCTGGGATTTTGTTTCCATTATGCCGGAGACCATGCATATGATCATGTGGGTGATGAGCGACAGGGCTATTCCCCGCAGTTTCCGCATGATGGAAGGTTTTGGCGTACATACCTTCCGGTGGATCAATGCCGCGGGCAAGGGCTGCTTTGTGAAGTTTCACTGGAAGCCCTTGCTGGGAGTGCATTCTGTAGCCTGGGAAGAAGCGCAGCAGATCTCCGGCAAAGACCCTGATTTTCATCGGCGGGACCTGTGGAATGCTATTGAAACCGGGAACTTCCCGGAATATGAACTAGGCGTGCAGCTCATCCCGGAAGAAGACGAACACAAATATCCTTTCGATCTGCTGGACCCTACCAAGCTTATTCCGGAAGAAGTAGTGCCGGTGAAACGCATCGGCAAGATGGTGCTGGACCGTAACCCGGACAATTTTTTCGCCGAAACCGAACAGGTGGCTTTTCATCCCGGGCATCTGGTGCCGGGCATCGATTTCACCAATGATCCGCTGTTGCAGGGACGTTTGTTCTCTTATCTCGATACGCAGCTGTCGCGCCTCGGCAGCCCCAACTTCCATGAAATACCGATCAACCGGCCAGTGGCACCGGTGCATAATAATCAGCGTGACGGACATATGCGGCAAACCATCAACCGGGGCGGCACCGCTTATGAGCCCAATACCGTCAGCGCCGGATGCCCGTTCCAGGCAAAGATGGCCGATGGCGGCTTCAGTTCTTACACCGAGCGCATCGACGGACAAAAAATCCGTGGCCGGAGCAAAAGTTTCTTCGACCATTTCAGTCAGGCTGCCTTGTTCTATCACAGCCAGTCACCGGCGGAGCAGCGGCATCTCATCAACGCGCTGCGTTTTGAGCTGGGGAAAGTAACGGACGTGGATATACGTGTGAGGGTGGTGGGGCTGCTGTCGCAGGTGGACAATAGCCTGGCCACAGCTGTAGCAGAAGGGTTGGGCCTTGCGGTGCCGGCACAACCGGAACAACCCATAAACCGCAGCATTCCGGCCGATGGCGATCCGGCACAGTATCAGCCGCATACAGTAAAGCAACCGGTAGAAAAGTCCGATGCCCTGAGTATGGCACATACCGTGAAAGACACGGTAAAAACCAGGCAGGTGGCATTCCTCATAGCCGACGGTGTGGAGGCTAACAGTATTACCGCCATGAAGGAGGCGTTGCTGAAAGCCGGTGCGCAGGTACAGCTCATCGCGCCGAGGCTGGGGTCCGTTAAAACCACCGGCAGTGGCAGCGTGGAAGCTGATCAAAGCTTGCTGGTGGCAGCATCCGTGCTTTTTGACGCCGTGTATGTGCCAGGTGGCGCTGATAGTGCCACGGTACTGGAACAACATCCGGACGCTATCCGGTTTATCAATGAGGCATACCGTCATTGTAAACCCATTGCCGTGGCCGGAGAGGGCTTGCAGGTGCTCAAAGCGACGCATGTGCCGCCGAAGGAAGCGCCGGGCGTGGTAGTAAACGGACAGCCCAAAGCGTTTATAGCAGCGATGGCGCAACATAGGTTCTGGGAACGTGAAGCGGTTACGCAAAGTCGCTAA
- a CDS encoding PAS domain-containing sensor histidine kinase: protein MTITSTARMPGFELLFNHATQGILLVDGAGLIQAANPCFLEWSGHTAEEVQGKPMDTLLAGDIRSWLRCKNGQALPVKVSSTSYLQGDQHHQIYFVTDISTQQQTADALKRAQDAQQLEAHIMAGKESAYRRVSNFLNSIWTNLDAILIVTEPMGHIRFFNPAAVKMLGYPAREVTDTGSLTQFHDFQELEYRATKLSEELGQQVEPGFDSLTVKARLNLPNENEWTYIRKDGTRFPVALTVSAIRDENQQITGYIAIGLDISARRKSEAELRQALDKEKELNVLKSRFVSIASHEFRTPLSTVLSSTYLLEKYTTTEDQPKRLAHIRKIASAVHLLTDILNDFLSLGKIEEGKIQVRPALTDTRKHIEKILAEAEGLKRGKQQVVYSHEGPAESTFDGNLLRHVLTNLVSNALKFSHEEGIVYVRTLSTPYRLTLSVKDCGIGIKSEDQQHLFERFFRGSNVENIQGTGLGLHIVAKYTELMKGQVTCHSEPDKGTEFIVHIPTPKT from the coding sequence ATGACCATCACAAGCACGGCACGTATGCCAGGTTTTGAGCTGCTCTTCAATCATGCTACCCAGGGCATACTCCTGGTAGACGGGGCCGGCCTGATTCAGGCGGCCAATCCCTGTTTTCTGGAATGGAGCGGCCATACCGCCGAAGAAGTACAAGGCAAACCGATGGACACCCTGCTGGCCGGCGATATCCGCTCATGGCTACGTTGCAAAAACGGACAGGCGCTGCCCGTAAAAGTAAGCAGCACCTCCTATCTGCAGGGCGACCAGCATCACCAGATTTATTTCGTCACCGATATTTCCACGCAGCAACAAACGGCTGACGCGCTGAAACGCGCGCAGGACGCTCAACAGCTGGAAGCGCATATCATGGCGGGAAAAGAGTCTGCCTACAGACGGGTCAGCAATTTTCTCAATAGTATCTGGACCAACCTCGATGCTATTCTGATTGTCACCGAACCGATGGGGCATATCCGTTTTTTTAATCCTGCCGCCGTAAAAATGCTGGGCTATCCCGCCCGTGAGGTGACCGATACCGGCTCCCTGACACAGTTTCACGACTTCCAGGAGCTGGAGTACCGTGCCACCAAACTATCGGAAGAGCTGGGACAACAGGTAGAACCAGGCTTTGACAGCCTTACCGTCAAAGCACGGCTCAACCTGCCTAATGAAAACGAGTGGACCTACATCCGTAAAGACGGGACCAGGTTCCCGGTGGCGTTAACGGTATCGGCTATACGGGATGAAAACCAGCAGATCACCGGCTACATTGCCATAGGCCTCGACATTTCAGCCCGGCGCAAATCGGAAGCAGAACTGCGGCAGGCGCTGGACAAGGAAAAAGAGCTGAATGTGCTCAAATCCCGGTTTGTGTCTATCGCGTCGCATGAGTTCAGGACACCGCTCAGCACCGTGCTGTCATCGACTTACCTGCTGGAAAAATATACCACTACAGAAGACCAGCCCAAACGACTGGCGCATATCCGGAAAATAGCTTCCGCCGTGCATTTGCTGACCGATATCCTGAATGATTTCCTGTCGCTCGGAAAAATTGAGGAAGGCAAAATACAGGTACGGCCGGCGCTCACCGACACACGGAAACATATTGAAAAAATTCTGGCAGAAGCCGAAGGGCTGAAACGGGGTAAACAGCAGGTGGTATACAGCCACGAAGGCCCCGCAGAAAGTACATTCGACGGTAACCTGCTTCGCCATGTGCTCACCAACCTGGTGTCTAACGCATTAAAATTCTCTCATGAAGAGGGTATCGTTTATGTACGTACGTTATCTACGCCCTACCGACTTACCTTGTCAGTAAAAGATTGCGGCATCGGCATTAAATCAGAAGACCAACAGCACCTGTTCGAAAGATTTTTCCGCGGCAGCAACGTGGAAAATATTCAGGGCACCGGCCTCGGCCTCCATATTGTGGCCAAGTACACGGAACTCATGAAAGGACAGGTTACTTGTCACAGTGAACCAGACAAAGGCACCGAATTCATCGTTCATATTCCCACCCCCAAAACCTGA
- a CDS encoding sulfatase: protein MKTRLLVCSLMAAAVCTSAQFKDPRPVKPKPNIIVFLVDDMGWEDTSVPFWDRLTDKNKRFRTPNMERLAREGVKFTNAYATPVCTPSRVSMITGMNAAHHGVTNWTSPRKDVNADAPDNTLDSAPWNHNGFSPVPGVPHTVYATPLPALLKGAGYYTIHAGKAHWGAMGTPGANPYNMGFLVNIAGHAAGHPQSYLSEENYGNMPGKATAQAVPDLEEYYGTGTFLTEALTREALKALDEPVNRQQPFYLYLAHYAVHVPLQADKRYYQHYLDIGLDEAEAKYASLIEGMDASLGQVMDYLTRRKIADNTIILFMSDNGGLSLAPPRGGAPHTQNLPLRAGKGSVYEGGVREPMLVKWPGVTKAGSVASQYVIIEDFFPSILEMAGVELYDAVQQIDGKSFVPLLREPATTDSLRTLVWHYPNKWIPDGGPGINYKSALRQGRWKVVYDQQQGSAELYDVVADIGEKRDLSAVYPDRARSLLTLLSQQLQQWKAPMPILKASGKPLPWPENRR, encoded by the coding sequence ATGAAAACACGCCTTCTTGTCTGCTCGCTGATGGCCGCTGCTGTCTGTACGTCCGCCCAGTTCAAAGACCCGCGGCCGGTAAAGCCGAAACCTAATATCATTGTATTCCTGGTGGATGATATGGGTTGGGAAGATACTTCCGTTCCTTTCTGGGACCGGCTGACGGACAAGAACAAACGTTTTCGCACGCCCAATATGGAGCGGCTGGCCAGGGAAGGGGTGAAGTTCACCAATGCCTACGCCACACCGGTATGCACACCGTCGCGGGTGAGCATGATCACAGGCATGAATGCGGCACATCACGGCGTGACAAACTGGACGTCGCCACGTAAGGACGTGAACGCCGATGCGCCGGACAATACGCTGGACAGCGCTCCCTGGAACCACAATGGCTTTAGCCCGGTGCCGGGCGTGCCGCATACCGTATATGCCACCCCGTTGCCCGCCCTGCTGAAAGGCGCCGGTTATTATACCATTCACGCCGGAAAGGCGCACTGGGGCGCTATGGGCACGCCGGGCGCCAACCCGTACAACATGGGCTTTCTGGTGAATATCGCCGGCCATGCGGCCGGGCATCCGCAGAGCTACCTGTCGGAGGAGAACTACGGCAATATGCCTGGCAAGGCCACGGCACAGGCGGTGCCTGACCTGGAGGAGTATTATGGCACTGGTACCTTCCTCACGGAAGCGCTTACACGGGAAGCGCTCAAAGCGCTGGACGAGCCGGTCAACAGGCAACAGCCTTTTTACCTCTACCTCGCGCATTATGCGGTGCATGTGCCTTTGCAGGCAGACAAACGTTACTATCAGCATTACCTGGACATTGGGCTGGACGAGGCAGAGGCCAAATATGCCTCGCTCATAGAGGGCATGGACGCCAGTCTGGGACAGGTGATGGATTATCTTACCAGACGGAAGATCGCTGACAATACCATCATTCTCTTCATGAGCGATAACGGTGGGCTGAGCCTTGCGCCGCCACGGGGCGGTGCGCCGCATACACAGAACCTGCCTTTGCGTGCTGGCAAGGGGTCTGTATATGAAGGTGGTGTCCGGGAACCGATGCTGGTCAAATGGCCGGGCGTAACGAAGGCCGGCAGTGTGGCTTCACAGTATGTGATAATAGAGGATTTCTTTCCTTCCATATTGGAGATGGCCGGTGTAGAACTGTACGATGCCGTGCAGCAGATTGATGGTAAAAGTTTTGTGCCGCTGCTGCGGGAACCGGCTACAACGGACTCCCTACGCACGCTGGTATGGCATTATCCGAATAAATGGATCCCGGATGGAGGCCCGGGCATCAACTATAAAAGCGCACTCCGGCAAGGCCGCTGGAAAGTGGTGTACGACCAGCAACAGGGTAGTGCAGAACTATATGACGTGGTAGCGGATATCGGTGAAAAGCGAGACCTGTCGGCGGTTTATCCCGACCGGGCGCGGTCATTGCTGACGTTGTTGTCACAGCAGCTGCAACAGTGGAAAGCACCGATGCCGATATTAAAAGCGAGTGGAAAACCTTTGCCGTGGCCGGAAAATAGACGGTAA
- a CDS encoding response regulator, whose protein sequence is MEKILLIEDNKDIRDNLAEILELANYHVLTASNGKEGVTIALEQQPDLIVCDIMMPVLDGYGVLHMLHKNESLRPIPFIFLTAKTERTDVRKGMEMGADDYITKPFEGAELLSAIESRLRRCAEIRQPESSGISGLHTLLSSTSGKDLLASLKEGRNTNHYKKKQQIYAAGNRPESLYYIMEGKVKIYQRNDDGKELITGLYNEGDFLGYTALLEAGAYQESAEAIEDTVLAIIPHQDFEDLVNNNPEVLSRFVQLLAKNIAEKEQQLIALAYSSLRKKVASALITLDHKYNTTQKAHFEIDISRENLAAVAGVAKESLIRTLGDFRDEQLITLRDGTIVLMEKDKIAAMRN, encoded by the coding sequence TTGGAAAAAATCCTGTTAATCGAAGACAACAAAGATATCCGTGATAACCTGGCGGAGATTCTTGAACTGGCCAATTACCATGTACTGACGGCCTCCAACGGCAAAGAGGGTGTGACCATAGCCCTGGAGCAACAGCCTGATCTCATTGTATGCGATATCATGATGCCCGTACTCGACGGCTACGGCGTACTGCATATGCTGCATAAGAATGAAAGCCTCCGCCCTATTCCCTTCATTTTTCTGACCGCCAAAACGGAACGCACCGATGTCAGAAAAGGGATGGAGATGGGCGCCGACGACTACATCACCAAACCGTTTGAAGGCGCAGAACTGCTCAGTGCCATCGAAAGCCGCCTCAGAAGATGTGCGGAAATACGGCAGCCCGAATCCTCCGGCATCAGCGGGCTACATACGCTGTTGTCCAGCACATCGGGGAAAGACCTGCTGGCCTCCCTGAAAGAAGGCCGCAACACCAATCATTATAAAAAGAAACAACAGATATACGCCGCCGGCAACAGGCCGGAAAGCCTGTACTATATCATGGAAGGCAAGGTGAAAATCTATCAGCGTAATGACGACGGGAAAGAGTTGATCACCGGGTTGTATAACGAAGGGGATTTTCTGGGTTATACCGCACTACTGGAAGCGGGCGCCTACCAGGAAAGCGCGGAGGCTATCGAAGACACCGTACTGGCCATCATTCCGCACCAGGATTTTGAAGACCTGGTCAACAACAACCCGGAGGTATTGAGCCGTTTTGTACAACTGCTGGCTAAAAATATCGCAGAAAAAGAACAACAGCTGATCGCGCTGGCTTACAGCTCCCTGCGCAAAAAAGTGGCTTCCGCCCTGATTACGCTGGACCATAAGTACAACACCACACAAAAAGCACATTTTGAAATAGACATCAGCCGGGAGAACCTCGCTGCTGTGGCCGGAGTGGCCAAGGAGTCACTGATAAGGACGCTGGGGGATTTCAGGGACGAACAACTGATTACCTTGCGGGACGGTACCATTGTGCTGATGGAAAAAGATAAAATTGCCGCGATGCGCAACTGA